The window TCTCGAGTTGAACGGTTCTGCTCGGATCGGCTTCATCAAGCGGTACGTTCACTAGGTCTTTCACGAACAAGCCTTCCGCAGGCCCTTTGGGGTCCAGGATATTGATAGTGAGTGCTTGTTTAATTGAATATTTCTTTACTGCTATTGCATAACATCTCCGAGCTTCTCGCTAATCGCCTCGGAGGTAGCCTATTCCGCCCTTGGCGGAGAATTTCATTATGAGATGATACGTGGAGACGACTGCTCTCATCGCGTTGAGAGAAGGTCTTCTTAGAATGACGTTATGTACTGATGGTACGTTGACAACTAGGAAGTCTACCATAAGTGTGACTTGATGTTGTCCTTCTTCTGCAGTCATTGGGAGGGAGATGACTCCTTCAGAGATCACTCTTTCCTCGGCAAAGTCGTGCAGTGGGGTCTTTACAGGCCTAAGATGAGACCTCAAAATCTCCATTCTTTCAAAGGCTTTAGAATAAATCACGTCGGCCGAGCTCCCGGTGTCAACCAAGATGCGGTATACCTTACGGTTCGCTATGGTCATAGTAACCACTAAGGCATCGTCGTGTGGATGCTGGATTCCGCGTGCGTCTTCTTCCGTGAAGGTT is drawn from Magnolia sinica isolate HGM2019 chromosome 5, MsV1, whole genome shotgun sequence and contains these coding sequences:
- the LOC131246984 gene encoding uncharacterized protein LOC131246984 produces the protein MTIANRKVYRILVDTGSSADVIYSKAFERMEILRSHLRPVKTPLHDFAEERVISEGVISLPMTAEEGQHQVTLMVDFLVVNVPSVHNVILRRPSLNAMRAVVSTYHLIMKFSAKGGIGYLRGPAEGLFVKDLVNVPLDEADPSRTVQLETALSSEQWLGILAFLRQHRDVFAWSHQDMSGISPDVIVYRLNMDPNHRPVKQKRRSFEAERYEAIANEMDLREMSAVLREYQMKLNPTKCAFGVGRKILWVSSQSERH